The window gcagagggagggacacTGCTCTGGCCACATTTTCCACCTGATTTGGACAGCCTGACTCACTTCACTTCCCGCCGCACGCTAGACAAATAACCAAGACTGACGAATCACAATAAAAcatacttgggggggggggggaggccacGTGACACGCCAGAGCCAATGAAAGCCCCGTTTGCAAATGAAGTCGTTCCCAGACACAACTggagaagcggggggggggggggggggggacctcccGGTCCTGAATCCAGCTCTGCTGAAACTGCACCCACTACAAGATTCATTTTTATGAACTAATACATTCTCCTCCTCATTTAAGCCACTTTTGAGTTGTTTCTGATCCCTCCAGCAGTCTTAACTGGTATGCTTCCCAGGAGACACGCTCTCTCCCTCAGTCCCAACACGAAGTACAAAGCACTTAGCCCAGTGAGTCAAAGCTGATCAAAGTAAGAGCCTTTATAGAGGTCTCtggagagatggagaggagaaaataggATATAAATAACCATTATGTACAACTCCCAACAGTAAAATTCTCCCAGCCACCCCCTCCAGCTCCAAAGTGTCTAAGGCAGAACACTGGGCACCACcaagtaaatacaaaaatatccggGTCCTGTCTCCGGGCGCTGATGGAGAGGGGGCAGGTCAGGCCTAGAAATGAAATGAGTAGGTGGCATTAGAAagggctgcccctctgcctcctctcctctccccagggagGGGAAAACAGTGAAGCTCCGGCTGAGGCTCCCACCGTGACCTCACGAAGGCCACAGGTCTGCCAAAGAGAAGATGGCAAATAGCTCCAAACGACAGCAAAAGGGCTGCAAACTAGAATTAATTTAAGCCATAACTGAGGGGTGGCTTAAAGACCTTCCAGAGACTCTACCCTCCTCAGCTTACAGATAGGGTAAAGGAGGGCTACGGGAAATGCAGGGGCTGCCTTTGTCCGCCCAGCGTGCCCAAAGTGCGCGGAGCGGGTAGAGGTGGGTAGCTACCTCCCGGGCATAGATGGAAGGCGCAGATATGACGTAAATCGCACGAGAGTCTCCATCTTCGGGGTGACTCAGTCCGCGGGCTGGCTGcgggaggaaaagaagaagatcTCGACCCTTCAAATTCTCAGTTCttgtctcccccacccaccatggAGAGAACCCAAGGCCAACTAAGGGGGCTAAGGAACCTCCCAATCAAAGAGGCCTCGGGCAGATAAGAGGAAGGAACCAATCAAGAAGGTGTATCGAGGAAGCAAGCCAATTGCACTATGGAGGCTGAGGTGAGCAGCCAGGAGCGACAAGGCGAACGTCTGCGGTCCCTCACCTCGGGCCATCCTCGGAACCCTCCTGCGTTCTCCGGTTGTTGAGTGCGTCTGGTAGCGCATGCACCGATGGCTCCGGGGTCCCCGCCAGCAAGCGAGACCCAGTATCCCGGACAGGACCACGGCGTCGCACGTGGACCAGCAAGAGCGCAGTGCCGGCCAAGCCCGCGGCCACCAGCAGTCCCAAAGCCGGGGGCAAAAGGAAGCGCTGGGGATCCCCCTGCCTCAGGCCTGGTAGGGCCGCGGGTAACGCGCCTGTGCCGTCGTCCACGCCGACGGGGTGAACCGGAAACTCGCAGCGCGCGCCCATGTAGCCGGGTGCGCAGGCGCAGACGAGGCCGGAGAAGTGGGCGTAGCAGCGGCCGCCGTGGGCGCAGGGGCGCGCGGCACACGGGTCGGCGCGCTCGCGGCAGTCTCGGCCGCCGAAGCCCAGGGCGCAGGAGCAGCGTCGGGCGCCACCACCCTCCAGGCACGTGCCGCCGTTGGCGCAGGCGCGGCCGGTGCAGTCGTCCAGGTCGTGCTCGCAGCGCGGCCCCGCGAAGCCGGCGCGGCAGCGGCAGCGCAGGGCGTGGCCCAGGTCCAGGCAGAGCCCGCCTGTGGGGAAGGGGCGTCAGCAGCAAGGCCCGGGCGGTACTTCCTCGGCGGGCGTCTGCTCCTCGGCTCTGTAACCCCGGCCCGCCCTTTCCTCTGGGTCCCCACTCCCTCCATCTAACTCTAGGGCCAGCCTCTGGGAAAACAAGCCCGCTTTTCTCCGGTGAAGTCTTGGATTAAGTCGGCCTCACCTCTTCGGCGCCCTGTGTCCCTGTATCTTTCTCTCGGCTTCAACAATACTCAAATGGCAGTTGCAGAACATGTTTTAGCCAGCTGGCCTTTGCCGGTGCCTTCTGCCTGGGATGCCCCTTCCCTTTtcacttcctcctttcctcccattCTTTTCACCTCTTCTCTTCCTGAGCTCACCCTTCAGGTCTCTGctgtctcctccaggaagccttccctgactccatCCCAGCCCTGCGCTCCCCCATCACAACCCTGACAACTCTGGGCTCTGAGGACAAGtgtgccctcccccactggaCTGGTACTCCCATGAGGGCGGGGCCCAGAGCTGTTCTGGTCACTGCCACGTCCCTAGTACCTCTCAGCCCAGAGTGAACACTCAGGGTTTTGGAGAGTTTTTACACTCATGATCTTCTAACACCTATATCAGATCAGGTCTCTCCACTGCTCAGAAGACTCCTGTGGCTCCATCTCCCTCGGGGAAAACCAAAATTCCTCATCATAGCCCATGAAGTCCCACCGGGTCTGTCACCTCCCTGACCTCATCTCTCAccactctccctgctccttctgcACCAGCTTCCCTGGGACCCTTAACCAGCCAGGTACATTCCGACCTCAGGGCCtctgcacttgctgttccctctacctggaacaTACTCTTCCCCCAGATCCCCACATGGCTCCCTCCTTCACTACCTTCAGCAAGCTTTTCCCTAACCACTTTGGCTCAAGTGTCAACCTTCCTGCTCATACACACCTGcctctgactttatttttcttcttagtttttatCACCATCTAACGTcccatataatttatttattttgtttatcagCTCTTTGAGGGTAGGGATTTTTGTCTATCTCATTCCCTGCTGTTTCCCTAGTGCCTAGAACAGGACGTGGAACACTGtagatactcattttttttttaaagtaatctctacacccaaaatggggcttgaacttacaaccccgagatcgaaagttacatgctccaccgactgagccagccaggtgccccctactccaatatttttgagacaggaataCCACCTTGTGCATTTTACAGAACAAACAGgctgggcagagggggagggtcaCTTCCCCAGGCCACAGGCTAGAGAGAGCACAGCTAGGATTCCCACCCAGGACTGTCTGAGCCAAGCCCTGCTTTTGCCCACTGACCAtgcagggaccccccccccatatccccccccacacacaccatccCTCACCATCTGTCCTCCCACCTCACCGTTCTGGCACGGTTTCAGGCTGCACCGGTCCACTCTCTTCTCACAGTTGGAGCCTTGGAAACCGGGTGGACAGTGGCAGACGTAGGCAGAGTCAGGGTCTGCGCCTCCCACACACAAGCCGCCATTGAAGCAAGGTCCATCCGCACACGTCACCCCGCTCACCTCACACCGCAATCCGTAGAACCCGCGGGGACAGGCGCATTCGAAGGATCCTGATGTCTCCTGGGTAGCAGCAAGAGGGCTTCAGAACGGGGTCTCCCGGGAGCAaaatcccatcccccctcctccctcgaACATGGGGGGGCTGCTCATTGTCCCGTCCTGCCTCACCTGGGAAGTCCCCCGTGAAACAGTCCCTCGCTGCACTCCATGTTTCTGGATCCGCCCCTCCAAGCCCACAGAGGGGAGGCTCTGGAGGCCCGGAGAGCCCCCATTCCCACTTCTACACCTTCACCTACAAATGCTGCCAGCCTGGTCTGCCCTCCCGATTTTGTCCGCAGAGCCAAATCCTACTTCCAGGTCCTAGCCCTAAGACCACCTCCCCCACGAAAGCCTTCTCTGATCTCCCCTTCTCAGGCCCTCCCCCTACCTTGAACCCTGACTGTTCTCACCGTCCGTTGGTGGCACTGTTCAGGTGGCCCACGCTGGGCTCCACTTTATCCCAGTACACCCCAGCTTCATGCCCACTGCCACGTTTGCTTTCCCCAGGCCACTCAGCTGGTCTACCCACTCCACTGCCCCTCAGCCAAATTGGACTTCAgaagcccccagccctgggcccatCTCTAGGAAGCCTTCTCTAATGCTCCCTCATCCTAAATTCCCAACTCACCTGGCCCCACTGCTGCCCACTTTGagccctcaggttgttctctattctggggggggggggagggggggaagttGGTAGCCCCATAGGACTCACCATCCACGTGCCTGCACCTTTAGGTGCCACCCACTGGGCCTGTTCTTCCCAATCCTATTCCCATCATCTAATTCCACCTCGTGGCCCCAGATGCAGGTTGGACagccccaggaagccctcccctGACAGCTACCCCCAGCCCTTCCCGGGGTATGATCTCAAACAGCCCCAGATGGGGGTAAAGTACGGATCAGGATGACGTAGGAGGGGGTGATACTGACACTGCAGCTACCCCCGTTGGCACATGGGTTCCCATCACAGGGCCCAGGCCTGGGTACAAGGCATCCAGTGGCAGCAGAGGATGGGCCCCTGGGAGTGAGGCAGCTGCTGGAGACGGGGATGGTGCAGAGGGGCCCAGTCCAGCCCTCCAGGCATCGACATTCATTGGGCTGCTCACAGAAGCCGTGGTCTGGACTGCAGCCGGCCCGACATGCCGCTACGggggaagaagaggcagagggaagagtaaCATTGATGAGAGCAGGGTCAGGAGGATAGGAATCGGACAAGTGTCCGGCGCTCTGTGTGCACCACCTCGTTTCATCCTTGTGACAGACAACCCTCTGGGCTATATGGTATTGTAACTTCCCCCTCAGTTTccaaacagggaaactgaggcccagaaaggaagacaggaagtaGCAGACAGAGGATGTGAACCCAGGTCACCGagctccagagtctgtgttctCAGAAGGAGAATGGAGTgggggctccagggtctgagcttggagagaggagagtgagagaaGGGGCTTGGGGCTTGGGGAAGGGCCCCTGGCCTTTCAGGGGGAATTGGGAAGGTCTTGAATTTGGGCAGGTCTGGGAGAATCTGGATAAGCCTGGGAGTCCTACGGGCTTCCGTGGGGCTCAGATGTTTGGGGAGGGGGTCTGAGGGTACCCATAATGGAAGTCAGGGATCCAAGCTTTAGAAAGCAATGGTATCTGGCCCGCAATTGCAAGGAGAGAGGATGAAGTATCCTTTAATGAGGGGGTTGTGGGAAACTGCGAGGAGTTTCCAAAGCCCCTGGGTGGGGGGTAAGAAGGGCCCCAAGCGTTAGAAGAGTTTAGAGGGTCCTAGCATCCGGAAAGGGGTGTGGCATGGGTTAGAGGTGGAACCGGGCGTGGGTACCGGCATGGGAAATGGGTGTGGGTTCCTATTAGGGAAGACAAAAgtgtgaggaagagagaagcgGGTGGAGTGCCCAGGCAGGGCTAGAGAGAAGTCTAGGGTCCTCAGTTTCCCCGAAGGTGGTAGCTGGATCGTGGGGAGGGGGCTGAACCGCGAGTGGGGCTGGAGCGGGGCGTGGGGTACTTGGCCAGCGGTGAGCAGCATTCCTTAGTTTCCTGGAGAGGGATGTCTCTTGGGTCCCCAGTTCCCTGAAGACGGTAACGAGGTTGTGCAAGGGGCGTGGGGGCCGCGAGTGCAGCTAAGGAAGGgccggggatggggtggggtggaacGCAGCACTCACGCGCTGCCTCGCACTCGTCCTCGACCGGCGCGCAGGGGCGCAATTCTGGGCCGCACCGCGAGGGGGCGCTGCGCGAGCGGCAGAGGCGCGCGCATGCGGCCCCGACGGCGGGCGGCTCGCAGCGCGCGCGGTAGGAGAAACGTAGTTCCCAGGCGCCTGCGCGCTGCACATCCCGCGCCCACGGGCCCCCGGCCGCTAGGCGGCGCCGGCCGGCCACGCGCGCCAGAAGGCTCCAGGCGGGTCCTGCGGGAAGAAGGGAGCCGcgctggggtggggggccgggccgGAGCCGACCCGACTCAGTCTCGCAATACAGATGGAGCTTGCACTCTCCCGGCTTGTACTCTCCCTGGCCCTCTTAGCGAGGCCCAAACACCGCTTTGAGAGCCCTGAGAATGGCGGTTCAACCCTTAGCAAGGCTGTAAACTCCTATAATGTGCCCTGGGACCTTTGATGTCGCGATCCCGTTAGTACCCTATGACCATCATGATGAGAACAGTTCTCCCACAGAAGCCGAAATAACCCTATATTTTGCACCAGAATCTGTGTATATTAAGGCAGTAATGAGACCGCTTAACACCCTGTGACATCTGCTGTCTCTATATGACCAAGGGGCAACGGCAGGTCTTTTGAAGTCGTAACACCCCCAAATTGTGTCTCAGGATCTTCCTAGAGCAAAATGGGGACAGAGATCCCAATTACTAGACCATAAATGCCCCTCGTTGCCTGAAGCCTTGGGATACCGAGACAGTGGCATTTTCTCCCCAGCAAAactgtcaccccctccccaacaTTGTGCCACAGCTTTCTATATCTACACGGTGACAGCACACCCCCACTGTGGGCCTTACATGGTACCCAAATCCCCCTCAAATTAAGGATAAAATACCATATCCCTCCCTGAAACCTTTGCTCAATATTCTCTCTGGTGAAATTGTGACATCCCATTAGGGCTCCGGGGACCTCTATAGGGACACCATGACAGAACTCTGAATGGAGAACAGGAAGTAACCCATATTGAACCCCGGGGTTATCATATTCAGATGGCGATAGAGCAGAACTGTGAGATGCTATATCCTGCTCTGGTGGCTTCGATTCTAAGATAGCACGAGAGCTTCCCTCTGGCATACTTGACCTGGGATCCGGCCAGAGACTCCTACATCCAGAACCAGGACAGGACATTTCTACACTGACATGCCACGAGCCCCGGGGCTACTAACACCCAGCACCACACTCTGGGAGCTGTGGGGACCTCCTGAGTCCAGCGATCCCGTGAACGCTCCGCTCTACAGATAGCCCCATGTCACTATCTTGGAACTTACATCGGGCCCAATTCCCTGGAGCCCCCACACTCCACACTTCAGTCTGATGACTAAAGACACTCACCGCCAATCTGTTCTAACTCTTCTCTCCAGGTTTCGATGATGAGAGAGAAGGTGCCCTGGttgggtggaggaaggaggaaaggatggAAGACAGTggtcagggtgggggggggtactTGATGAAGGCCAGATTTTAGGGGTGATGGTCATTCCAGGGACCAAGCAGATAAGGGACAGTTCTGAGAGGGACTGGCCCAGGGAAGGAATGACAGTTTGGGCTtcctttattgagcacttgctgcaGATAAAAACTATACTGGAGATACCTGGTTGAATCCCTCAAAAGGGACCCCTGTGAGGTATCATGatgatcccattttatagatgaggaaactgaggctggaaaaGGGAAAGTCACCTTGCCCAAAAGGCCAAGGGGTCTAGAATTCATACACAGGTCTGTTCACCTCTCCACTTTTGGGGCTGTGGGATGGGAGATAGGATTTTGAAGGTAAAATTCATGCACATGGGCCCCAACCGGAATATCTGAGAAGGGATAAAGTGAGAGGAGATTGGGGTCCCA is drawn from Felis catus isolate Fca126 chromosome E2, F.catus_Fca126_mat1.0, whole genome shotgun sequence and contains these coding sequences:
- the DLL3 gene encoding delta-like protein 3 isoform X1; amino-acid sequence: MVSPQMAQLLSRTVILALLFLPQAGPAGVFELQIHSFGPGPGPGAPRSPCSAQGPCRLFFRVCLKPGVSEEAGESPCALGAALSARGPVYTQQPGAPAPDLPLPDGFMRVPFREAWPGTFSLIIETWREELEQIGGPAWSLLARVAGRRRLAAGGPWARDVQRAGAWELRFSYRARCEPPAVGAACARLCRSRSAPSRCGPELRPCAPVEDECEAAPACRAGCSPDHGFCEQPNECRCLEGWTGPLCTIPVSSSCLTPRGPSSAATGCLVPRPGPCDGNPCANGGSCSETSGSFECACPRGFYGLRCEVSGVTCADGPCFNGGLCVGGADPDSAYVCHCPPGFQGSNCEKRVDRCSLKPCQNGGLCLDLGHALRCRCRAGFAGPRCEHDLDDCTGRACANGGTCLEGGGARRCSCALGFGGRDCRERADPCAARPCAHGGRCYAHFSGLVCACAPGYMGARCEFPVHPVGVDDGTGALPAALPGLRQGDPQRFLLPPALGLLVAAGLAGTALLLVHVRRRGPVRDTGSRLLAGTPEPSVHALPDALNNRRTQEGSEDGPSQPAD
- the DLL3 gene encoding delta-like protein 3 isoform X2; the protein is MVSPQMAQLLSRTVILALLFLPQAGPAGVFELQIHSFGPGPGPGAPRSPCSAQGPCRLFFRVCLKPGVSEEAGESPCALGAALSARGPVYTQQPGAPAPDLPLPDGFMRVPFREAWPGTFSLIIETWREELEQIGAACRAGCSPDHGFCEQPNECRCLEGWTGPLCTIPVSSSCLTPRGPSSAATGCLVPRPGPCDGNPCANGGSCSETSGSFECACPRGFYGLRCEVSGVTCADGPCFNGGLCVGGADPDSAYVCHCPPGFQGSNCEKRVDRCSLKPCQNGGLCLDLGHALRCRCRAGFAGPRCEHDLDDCTGRACANGGTCLEGGGARRCSCALGFGGRDCRERADPCAARPCAHGGRCYAHFSGLVCACAPGYMGARCEFPVHPVGVDDGTGALPAALPGLRQGDPQRFLLPPALGLLVAAGLAGTALLLVHVRRRGPVRDTGSRLLAGTPEPSVHALPDALNNRRTQEGSEDGPSQPAD